A genomic segment from Microcella flavibacter encodes:
- a CDS encoding M3 family metallopeptidase codes for MSNPFLSPSTLPYQLPPFADIAVEHYAPAITQGMAEQRAEIDAITADPAEATFENTMVPLERSGQTLMRVLRVFFNQSSADSTDAVAAIEEEFAPQLAGHEDAIELDGALYARIRHLHEHLDELGLDDEQRYLVERRFTRMTLAGASLDEMEKARLTELNQRLSVLQTKFEKNLLADTNDLAVVIDSVDELDGLSEGEISAAAQAASDRGLEGKHLITLVLPTGHPVLESLTNREVRERIMRASRQRAARGNAHDNGDVLLEIVRLRARRAELLGFASHADFITADQTARTPQRVAAMLEPLAQAAARNARAEKQKLEQLAGHPIEAHDWAFYSEKVRKAEFDVDTSELKPYFEAERVLQQGVFAAATKVYGITFSERRDLQGYTEGVRVFEVRNEDGSELGLYLLDLYTRDTKRGGAWMNELIGQNELLDHPTIVVNNLNVSKPAAGEPTLLTFDEVNTFFHEFGHALHGLFARVVYPSFTGTNVYRDFVEFPSQVNEMWMLWPEIVNDYAVHHRTGEPIDAGIIDRIRASQTWGEGFATSEYLAAALLDQAWHRLSSAEADAVTDVAAFERDALAAVGLDDPAVPTRYSSCYFAHTFSGGYSAGYYSYIWSEVLDADTVQWFEQNGGLTRANGDRFRQYVLGIGGKQDPLEAYRAFRGRDAVIEPLLERRGLAA; via the coding sequence ATGAGCAACCCCTTCCTCTCCCCCAGCACCCTCCCGTACCAGCTGCCGCCGTTCGCCGACATCGCCGTCGAGCACTACGCCCCTGCGATCACGCAGGGCATGGCCGAGCAGCGCGCCGAGATCGACGCGATCACCGCCGACCCCGCCGAGGCCACCTTCGAGAACACGATGGTGCCGCTCGAGCGCAGCGGGCAGACCCTCATGCGCGTGCTGCGCGTCTTCTTCAACCAGTCCTCCGCCGACTCGACCGACGCCGTCGCCGCCATCGAGGAGGAGTTCGCTCCGCAGCTCGCCGGCCACGAGGACGCGATCGAGCTGGATGGCGCGCTGTACGCGCGCATCCGCCACCTGCACGAGCACCTCGACGAGCTGGGTCTCGACGACGAGCAGCGCTACCTGGTCGAGCGGCGCTTCACGCGCATGACCCTCGCCGGCGCCAGCCTCGACGAGATGGAGAAGGCGCGCCTCACCGAGCTCAACCAGCGCCTCTCGGTGCTGCAGACCAAGTTCGAGAAGAACCTGCTCGCCGACACGAACGACCTCGCCGTCGTCATCGACTCGGTCGACGAGCTCGACGGCCTCAGCGAGGGCGAGATCTCGGCCGCCGCCCAGGCGGCATCCGACCGCGGGCTCGAGGGCAAGCACCTCATCACGCTCGTGCTGCCCACCGGGCACCCCGTTCTGGAGAGCCTGACGAACCGGGAGGTGCGCGAGCGCATCATGCGGGCATCCCGTCAGCGGGCGGCGCGCGGCAACGCCCACGACAACGGCGACGTGCTGCTCGAGATCGTGCGGCTGCGGGCCCGCCGAGCCGAGCTGCTCGGCTTCGCCAGCCACGCCGACTTCATCACCGCCGACCAGACGGCGAGGACGCCGCAGCGCGTCGCCGCGATGCTCGAGCCGCTCGCGCAGGCCGCCGCCCGCAACGCCCGCGCCGAGAAGCAGAAGCTCGAGCAGCTGGCCGGCCACCCCATCGAGGCGCACGACTGGGCCTTCTACAGCGAGAAGGTGCGCAAGGCCGAGTTCGACGTCGACACCAGCGAGCTCAAGCCCTACTTCGAGGCCGAGCGGGTGCTGCAGCAGGGCGTCTTCGCCGCCGCGACCAAGGTCTACGGCATCACCTTCAGCGAGCGCCGCGACCTGCAGGGGTACACCGAGGGCGTGCGCGTCTTCGAGGTGCGCAACGAGGACGGCTCAGAGCTCGGCCTCTACCTGCTCGACCTCTACACGCGCGACACGAAGCGCGGCGGCGCCTGGATGAACGAGCTCATCGGCCAGAACGAGCTGCTCGACCACCCCACGATCGTCGTCAACAACCTCAACGTCTCGAAGCCCGCCGCGGGCGAGCCGACTCTGCTGACCTTCGACGAGGTGAACACCTTCTTCCACGAATTCGGCCACGCCCTGCACGGCCTCTTCGCCCGCGTCGTCTACCCGAGCTTCACGGGCACGAACGTGTACCGCGACTTCGTCGAGTTCCCCAGCCAGGTCAACGAGATGTGGATGCTCTGGCCCGAGATCGTCAACGACTACGCCGTGCACCACCGCACCGGCGAGCCCATCGACGCGGGCATCATCGACCGCATCCGCGCCTCGCAGACCTGGGGCGAGGGCTTCGCGACGAGCGAGTACCTCGCCGCGGCGCTGCTCGACCAGGCCTGGCACCGGCTCTCGTCGGCCGAGGCGGACGCCGTGACCGACGTCGCCGCCTTCGAGCGCGACGCGCTCGCCGCTGTCGGGCTCGACGACCCGGCGGTGCCGACCCGGTACTCGAGCTGCTACTTCGCCCACACCTTCTCGGGCGGCTACTCGGCCGGCTACTACTCGTACATCTGGAGCGAGGTTCTCGACGCCGACACCGTGCAGTGGTTCGAGCAGAACGGCGGGCTCACCCGGGCCAACGGCGATCGGTTCCGGCAGTACGTGCTCGGCATCGGCGGCAAGCAGGACCCGCTCGAGGCCTACCGGGCGTTCCGCGGGCGCGACGCGGTGATCGAGCCGCTGCTCGAGCGGCGCGGCCTCGCGGCCTGA
- a CDS encoding ArsR/SmtB family transcription factor — protein sequence MSPNPESHAPDLDGLKALAHPLRVQIIEALSTYGPHTASGLAARLGESSGATSYHLRQLEKHEYVREVADRGTGRERWWERRPGPIHLGGPGTDDSEAGKQASRLIMREWLHHREAAVRDVIERGTDVLSAEWADALALESASVHVTAEQLSAFNESINRLITEFATAHRGQRIPGSRPVQLQYFGFPVLDGDEVPPADPSDQSDPSAEEPRA from the coding sequence ATGTCCCCGAACCCCGAGTCGCACGCGCCCGACCTCGACGGCCTCAAGGCCCTCGCCCACCCGCTGCGCGTGCAGATCATCGAGGCGCTGTCGACCTACGGGCCGCACACCGCGAGCGGCCTGGCCGCGCGGCTCGGCGAGTCGAGCGGGGCGACGAGCTACCACCTGCGCCAGCTCGAGAAGCACGAGTACGTGCGCGAGGTCGCCGATCGCGGCACCGGCCGCGAGCGCTGGTGGGAGCGCCGACCCGGGCCGATCCACCTCGGCGGTCCCGGCACGGACGACTCGGAGGCGGGCAAGCAGGCCTCCCGGCTCATCATGCGCGAGTGGCTGCACCACCGCGAGGCGGCCGTGCGCGACGTCATCGAGCGTGGCACGGACGTGCTGAGCGCCGAATGGGCCGATGCCCTCGCGCTCGAATCGGCGAGCGTGCACGTCACCGCCGAGCAGCTCTCCGCCTTCAACGAGAGCATCAACCGACTCATCACCGAGTTCGCCACCGCGCACCGCGGCCAGCGCATCCCCGGATCGCGCCCCGTGCAGCTGCAGTACTTCGGCTTCCCCGTCCTCGACGGGGACGAGGTGCCGCCTGCCGATCCCTCCGATCAGTCCGACCCCTCCGCCGAGGAGCCCCGCGCATGA
- a CDS encoding GNAT family N-acetyltransferase: MSESTPTTSATGAPTVRPIAPEDRADWQRLFLAYGAFYETAFAPEVLDGVWAWLMDARHPQRALVAVLGAEVVGFAHFRAQPDTFTAHPGWFLDDLYTDPAHRGAGAATALVEAVAAEAGSAGGGTLRWITADDNDRAQRVYDRIATRTRWVTYEREC; encoded by the coding sequence ATGAGCGAGAGCACGCCGACGACGAGCGCGACCGGGGCACCGACGGTGCGCCCGATCGCGCCGGAGGACCGCGCCGACTGGCAGCGGCTTTTCCTCGCCTACGGCGCGTTCTACGAGACGGCTTTCGCCCCCGAGGTGCTCGACGGCGTCTGGGCGTGGCTGATGGATGCCCGGCACCCGCAGCGCGCGCTCGTCGCGGTGCTCGGCGCCGAGGTCGTCGGGTTCGCCCACTTCCGCGCGCAGCCCGACACCTTCACGGCCCACCCCGGCTGGTTCCTCGACGACCTCTACACCGACCCGGCGCATCGCGGCGCGGGCGCGGCGACGGCGCTCGTCGAGGCGGTCGCCGCGGAGGCCGGGTCGGCCGGCGGCGGAACCCTGCGGTGGATCACCGCCGACGACAACGACCGCGCGCAGCGCGTCTACGACCGCATCGCGACCCGCACCCGCTGGGTCACCTACGAGAGGGAGTGCTGA
- a CDS encoding pyridoxal phosphate-dependent decarboxylase family protein, whose product MSAKRAIDLTELLPTVMTGIGDLKATYGDWPVHESTHADPEQVQSVLAELVERLDDNYPYFHPQYAGQMLKPPHPVAVAAYLATMQLNPNNHSIDASRATTAMEHEVLDQLAAMFGYTPENGIDYMGHLTTSGTTANLEALWVSREIRPGSSILHSADAHYTHSRMGEVLGMPTTGIPTDARGRMDLDALERELQTGTVGVVVATLGTTGLGAVDPLADIVPLARRYGARVHVDTAYGGFFSIIADHLDPETARHFRAIRDADSVVVDPHKHGLQPYGCGAVLFNDQSILRYYHHESPYTYFASTERHFGEIQLECSRAGAAAAALWATLKVFPLTEQGLGGIVLPGYRAAQTWHGLLADCDILQPYQRPELDIITYLPRVRSMSELDRVSHAIFEMAADTTRPQQTHLATYVVGPEPLAARGIELERDADHARIMRSVLMKPEHEPLVPELHHHVAMWSRRAYAATH is encoded by the coding sequence GTGAGCGCGAAGCGTGCCATCGACCTGACCGAGCTGCTGCCGACCGTCATGACGGGCATCGGCGATCTCAAGGCCACCTACGGCGACTGGCCCGTGCACGAGTCGACGCACGCCGACCCCGAGCAGGTGCAGTCCGTGCTCGCCGAGCTCGTCGAGCGGCTCGACGACAACTACCCCTACTTCCACCCGCAGTACGCCGGGCAGATGCTGAAGCCCCCGCACCCGGTCGCCGTCGCCGCCTACCTCGCGACGATGCAGCTCAACCCCAACAATCACTCCATCGACGCCAGCCGCGCCACCACCGCCATGGAGCACGAGGTGCTCGACCAGCTCGCCGCCATGTTCGGGTACACGCCGGAAAACGGCATCGACTACATGGGGCACCTCACTACGAGCGGCACGACCGCGAACCTCGAGGCGCTCTGGGTGAGTCGCGAGATCCGGCCCGGCAGCAGCATCCTGCACAGCGCGGATGCCCACTACACGCACTCCCGCATGGGCGAGGTGCTCGGCATGCCGACGACGGGCATCCCCACCGACGCCCGCGGGCGCATGGACCTCGACGCCCTCGAGCGCGAGCTGCAGACCGGCACCGTCGGCGTCGTCGTCGCCACCCTCGGCACCACGGGGCTCGGCGCCGTCGATCCGCTGGCCGACATCGTGCCGCTCGCCCGCCGGTACGGAGCGCGGGTGCACGTCGACACGGCCTACGGCGGGTTCTTCTCGATCATCGCCGACCACCTCGACCCCGAGACGGCGCGGCACTTCCGCGCCATCCGCGACGCCGACTCCGTCGTCGTCGACCCGCACAAGCACGGCCTCCAGCCCTACGGCTGCGGCGCCGTGCTCTTCAACGACCAGTCGATCCTGCGGTACTACCACCACGAGTCGCCGTACACCTACTTCGCCAGCACCGAGCGGCACTTCGGCGAGATCCAGCTCGAATGCTCGCGCGCGGGCGCCGCGGCCGCCGCGCTGTGGGCGACGCTCAAGGTCTTCCCGCTCACCGAGCAGGGCCTCGGCGGCATCGTGCTGCCCGGCTACCGGGCCGCGCAGACCTGGCACGGCCTGCTCGCCGACTGCGACATCCTGCAGCCCTACCAGCGCCCCGAGCTCGACATCATCACCTACCTGCCGCGGGTGCGGAGCATGAGCGAGCTCGACCGCGTCAGCCACGCCATCTTCGAGATGGCCGCCGACACGACCCGGCCGCAGCAGACCCACCTCGCCACCTACGTCGTCGGCCCCGAGCCGCTCGCCGCCCGCGGCATCGAGCTCGAGCGCGACGCCGACCACGCCCGCATCATGCGCAGCGTGCTCATGAAGCCCGAGCACGAGCCGCTCGTGCCCGAGCTGCACCACCACGTCGCGATGTGGTCGCGCCGGGCCTACGCCGCGACGCACTGA
- a CDS encoding GNAT family N-acetyltransferase: MDELFRTLPADTDSREALAARGLRYEVVGTDPDERDAFSQAVNRGFYSAIAEAEELYEAREGFADRRTTAVWDATAVEPETPVATVDSWPTPLTVPGGGSLPAWAISAVTVAPTHRRRGIARALLEGELRTARALRLPIAALTVSEATIYGRFGFAPAASAVDLVIDTRRAVWTGPQAAGRVHFVQRDALRPLAPGIEQRARVAGDVDRWPGYWDRLLGLRASQAKKAADVRAVRYDDEHGEPQGFALYRVKEAGHDFSRHTIEVVDLVAATTDAYAGLWRYLLELDLVHEIAVGLRSVDEPLRWMVADPRAVRTRAQSDHLWTRILDVAVALEGRTWQTAGEIVLEVSDPLGFAAGRFRLAVDEAGRATVTTTDAPAEVALDAGALAAVHLGGTSPLTLAAAGRASGAPEALERLHALAVTPLAPRLSFWF, translated from the coding sequence ATGGACGAGCTCTTCCGCACGCTGCCCGCCGACACCGACTCCCGCGAGGCCCTCGCCGCGCGGGGCCTGCGCTACGAGGTGGTCGGCACCGACCCGGACGAGCGCGACGCCTTCTCGCAGGCGGTGAACCGCGGCTTCTACAGCGCGATCGCCGAGGCCGAGGAGCTCTACGAGGCGCGCGAGGGCTTCGCGGACCGCCGCACGACCGCCGTCTGGGACGCGACCGCCGTCGAGCCCGAGACGCCGGTCGCGACGGTCGACAGCTGGCCCACCCCGCTGACGGTGCCGGGCGGCGGCAGCCTTCCGGCCTGGGCGATCAGCGCCGTGACCGTCGCGCCGACGCACCGCCGTCGCGGCATCGCCCGCGCCCTGCTCGAGGGCGAGCTGCGCACGGCCCGGGCGCTGCGTCTGCCGATCGCCGCGCTCACCGTCTCGGAGGCGACGATCTACGGCCGCTTCGGCTTCGCCCCCGCGGCCTCGGCCGTCGACCTCGTGATCGACACCCGCCGCGCGGTCTGGACGGGCCCGCAGGCGGCCGGTCGCGTGCACTTCGTGCAGCGGGATGCTCTGCGCCCGCTCGCCCCCGGCATCGAGCAGCGCGCCCGCGTCGCCGGCGACGTCGACCGCTGGCCCGGCTACTGGGACCGCCTGCTGGGCCTGCGCGCCTCGCAGGCGAAGAAGGCGGCCGACGTGCGGGCCGTGCGCTACGACGACGAGCACGGCGAGCCGCAGGGCTTCGCCCTGTACCGGGTGAAGGAAGCCGGCCACGACTTCTCGCGCCACACGATCGAGGTCGTCGACCTCGTCGCCGCCACGACCGACGCCTACGCGGGCCTCTGGCGGTACCTGCTCGAGCTCGATCTCGTGCACGAGATCGCGGTGGGGCTGCGCAGCGTCGACGAGCCCCTGCGCTGGATGGTCGCCGACCCGCGGGCCGTGCGCACCCGGGCGCAGTCCGATCACCTCTGGACGCGCATCCTCGACGTCGCCGTCGCCCTCGAGGGCCGCACCTGGCAGACGGCGGGTGAGATCGTTCTCGAGGTGAGCGACCCGCTGGGCTTCGCCGCGGGCCGGTTCCGGCTGGCGGTCGACGAGGCGGGGCGCGCGACGGTGACGACGACGGATGCTCCCGCCGAGGTGGCCCTCGACGCGGGCGCCCTCGCCGCCGTGCACCTTGGCGGCACGAGCCCGCTGACGCTCGCGGCCGCCGGGCGCGCGTCGGGCGCCCCGGAGGCACTGGAGCGCCTGCACGCCCTCGCCGTGACGCCGCTCGCCCCGCGCCTCAGCTTCTGGTTCTAG
- the valS gene encoding valine--tRNA ligase, with product MSHAIPEKPALEGLETVWGSRWEQQGTYRFDRDAALAAGADCVYAIDTPPPTASGSLHIGHVFSYTHMDLAARFQRMRGQHIFYPMGWDDNGLPTERRVQNYYGVRCDPSLPYDPDFTPPFEGGDNRSAKAADQIPVSRRTFIELCEKLTVEDEKQFEDLWRTLGLSVDWTQTYRTIGDDAQRAAQRAFLRNLGRGEAYRADAPTLWDVTFRTAVAQAELEDKEMPGAYHRVSFHRPEGGTIDIETTRPELLAACVALVAHPDDERYQPFFGTTVRTPLFGVEVPVVAHHLAQKDKGSGIAMVCTFGDVTDVVWWRELDLPTRPILGKDGRILAEAPEGIEGEALAVYAELAGKTVFSAKARTVELLRESGDLIGEPRAITHPVKFFEKGDKPLEIVTTRQWYISNGARDGGLRERLLERGREVAFHPDFMRVRYENWVGGLSGDWLISRQRFFGVPIPVWYRLDEHGEQTGEPIVPDESMLPVDPASMPAPGFDEAQRGQPGGFVGEVDIMDTWATSSLTPQIAGKWEDDPELFGLVFPYSLRSQGQDIIRTWLFSTVLRAELEHGSVPWTNAGVSGFIVDPDRKKMSKSKGNVVTPAAMLETHGSDAVRYWAASSRLGTDAAFDPQNPKQMKIGRRLAIKVLNAAKFVYSFPEAGEGATVTDPLDRDMLATLADVVRQATRAYEEYDHARALEVTEQFFWTFCDDYLELVKERAYGSTQGDAGDAEGGQASAVTALRRAIDVMLRLLAPVIPFATEEVWSWTHAGSVHTAAWPTVEELGSDSPTGLLPLVSQALIGIRRAKTDAKASQKTPVARAVVAGPMLLAEAASDLKAVGRIEVLDVVEAESVSVLEIELAEQPEG from the coding sequence ATGAGCCACGCCATCCCCGAGAAGCCCGCCCTCGAGGGCCTCGAGACCGTCTGGGGCTCCCGCTGGGAGCAGCAGGGCACCTACCGCTTCGATCGGGATGCCGCGCTCGCGGCAGGCGCCGACTGCGTCTACGCGATCGACACCCCGCCCCCGACGGCGTCCGGTTCGCTGCACATCGGGCACGTGTTCAGCTACACCCACATGGATCTCGCCGCGCGGTTCCAGCGCATGCGCGGGCAGCACATCTTCTACCCCATGGGGTGGGACGACAACGGGCTGCCGACCGAGCGCCGGGTGCAGAACTACTACGGCGTGCGCTGCGACCCCTCGCTGCCCTACGACCCCGACTTCACCCCGCCCTTCGAGGGCGGCGACAACCGCTCGGCGAAGGCCGCCGACCAGATCCCGGTGAGCCGGCGCACGTTCATCGAGCTGTGCGAGAAGCTCACCGTCGAGGACGAGAAGCAGTTCGAGGATCTCTGGCGCACCCTCGGCCTCAGCGTCGACTGGACCCAGACCTACCGCACCATCGGCGACGACGCCCAGCGCGCCGCCCAGCGCGCGTTCCTGCGCAACCTCGGCCGCGGCGAGGCCTACCGCGCCGACGCGCCGACGCTGTGGGACGTCACGTTCCGCACGGCCGTCGCGCAGGCCGAGCTCGAGGACAAGGAGATGCCCGGGGCCTACCACCGGGTGAGCTTCCACCGCCCCGAGGGCGGCACGATCGACATCGAGACGACGCGCCCCGAGCTGCTCGCGGCCTGCGTGGCCCTCGTGGCGCATCCCGATGACGAGCGCTACCAGCCCTTCTTCGGCACCACGGTGCGCACACCCCTGTTCGGCGTCGAGGTGCCCGTGGTCGCCCACCACCTCGCGCAGAAGGACAAGGGCTCGGGCATCGCCATGGTCTGCACCTTCGGCGACGTCACCGACGTCGTCTGGTGGCGCGAGCTCGACCTGCCGACCCGCCCCATCCTCGGCAAGGACGGCCGCATCCTCGCCGAGGCGCCGGAGGGCATCGAGGGCGAGGCGCTCGCCGTCTACGCCGAGCTCGCCGGCAAGACCGTGTTCAGCGCGAAGGCCCGCACGGTCGAGCTGCTGCGCGAGTCGGGCGACCTCATCGGCGAGCCGCGCGCCATCACGCACCCGGTGAAGTTCTTCGAGAAGGGCGACAAGCCGCTCGAGATCGTCACCACCCGCCAGTGGTACATCAGCAACGGCGCCCGCGACGGCGGGCTGCGCGAGCGCCTGCTCGAGCGCGGCCGCGAGGTGGCGTTCCACCCCGACTTCATGCGCGTGCGGTACGAGAACTGGGTCGGGGGCCTCAGCGGCGACTGGCTCATCTCGCGCCAGCGCTTCTTCGGCGTGCCCATCCCGGTCTGGTACCGCCTCGACGAGCACGGCGAGCAGACGGGCGAGCCGATCGTGCCCGACGAGAGCATGCTGCCGGTCGACCCCGCCTCGATGCCGGCGCCGGGCTTCGACGAGGCCCAGCGCGGTCAGCCCGGCGGCTTCGTCGGCGAGGTCGACATCATGGACACCTGGGCGACCTCGAGCCTCACCCCGCAGATCGCCGGCAAGTGGGAGGACGACCCCGAGCTGTTCGGCCTGGTCTTCCCGTACTCGCTGCGCAGCCAGGGTCAGGACATCATCCGCACCTGGCTCTTCTCGACGGTGCTGCGCGCCGAGCTCGAGCACGGCAGCGTTCCGTGGACGAACGCCGGCGTCTCGGGCTTCATCGTCGACCCCGACCGCAAGAAGATGTCGAAGTCGAAGGGCAACGTCGTCACGCCCGCCGCCATGCTCGAGACCCACGGCTCGGACGCGGTGCGCTACTGGGCGGCCTCCTCGCGCCTCGGCACCGATGCCGCCTTCGACCCGCAGAACCCGAAGCAGATGAAGATCGGCCGCCGCCTCGCCATCAAGGTGCTCAATGCGGCGAAGTTCGTCTACTCGTTCCCCGAGGCGGGCGAGGGCGCGACCGTCACCGACCCGCTCGACCGCGACATGCTCGCGACGCTCGCCGACGTCGTGCGCCAGGCCACCCGCGCCTACGAGGAGTACGACCACGCCCGCGCCCTCGAGGTGACCGAGCAGTTCTTCTGGACCTTCTGCGACGACTACCTCGAGCTCGTCAAGGAGCGCGCGTACGGCTCCACCCAGGGCGACGCGGGGGATGCCGAGGGCGGCCAGGCGAGCGCGGTCACCGCCCTGCGGCGGGCGATCGATGTCATGCTGCGGCTGCTCGCGCCGGTCATCCCCTTCGCGACGGAGGAGGTCTGGAGCTGGACCCACGCCGGCAGCGTGCACACCGCCGCGTGGCCGACGGTCGAGGAGCTCGGCTCCGACTCCCCCACGGGGCTGCTGCCGCTCGTCTCGCAGGCGCTCATCGGAATCCGCCGCGCGAAGACCGACGCGAAGGCCTCGCAGAAGACCCCCGTGGCGCGCGCCGTCGTGGCCGGCCCGATGCTGCTCGCCGAGGCGGCGAGCGACCTCAAGGCCGTCGGGCGCATCGAGGTGCTCGACGTCGTCGAGGCCGAGAGCGTCTCGGTGCTCGAGATCGAGCTGGCGGAGCAGCCGGAGGGCTGA
- a CDS encoding MFS transporter, with amino-acid sequence MGTSLESYDFYLFAYFSAFFAGPLFFSGFGEVGEDIAALLTIGVAFVIRPIGAIIFGHLGDRLGRRRTLIVTITMMGVATGLIGVLPTYDQVGWLAAALLILLRLVQGISLGGEWGGAILIATEHESRAKRAFAAAMPQLGSPIGSILSAVAFIWLTLSLTSAEITEWAWRIPFLTAIPLLAVSLYLRLAVTETPVFESVKKAQRRPKVPIAALLRAQPTAVVVAIGVALLGIGSYSLMNTYTLNYGNAVLGFDYYQLLIATTIGGLLQLVTIPLFGAWATRIGSGMVVAIGALGTLLVAFPLYYFLQFADFGVLVAMMVIGGILPTMSWAALGGIFTELFDERYRYSALSFAYALSAAVAGFVPGLTAVLGEQTGNAWWHPGIVLAAMSLITLVASLVAIRMRVDKDEDAGVPLD; translated from the coding sequence GTGGGGACCTCCCTGGAGTCGTACGACTTCTACCTCTTCGCCTACTTCTCGGCCTTCTTCGCCGGCCCGCTCTTCTTCTCCGGCTTCGGCGAGGTCGGGGAGGACATCGCGGCGCTGCTGACGATCGGCGTCGCCTTCGTGATCCGCCCCATCGGCGCGATCATCTTCGGCCACCTCGGCGACCGCCTCGGGCGCCGGCGCACGCTCATCGTGACGATCACGATGATGGGCGTCGCGACGGGCCTCATCGGCGTGCTACCCACCTACGACCAGGTCGGCTGGCTCGCGGCCGCGCTGCTCATCCTGCTGCGCCTCGTGCAGGGCATCTCGCTCGGCGGCGAGTGGGGCGGGGCGATCCTCATCGCCACCGAGCACGAGAGCCGCGCCAAGCGCGCCTTCGCCGCCGCGATGCCGCAGCTGGGCTCCCCCATCGGCTCGATCCTCTCCGCCGTCGCCTTCATCTGGCTGACGCTGTCGCTCACCTCGGCCGAGATCACCGAGTGGGCCTGGCGCATCCCGTTCCTCACCGCCATCCCGCTGCTCGCCGTCTCGCTGTACCTGCGGCTCGCCGTGACTGAGACCCCGGTGTTCGAGAGCGTCAAGAAGGCGCAGCGCCGCCCGAAGGTGCCCATCGCGGCCCTGCTGCGCGCGCAGCCGACCGCGGTCGTCGTCGCCATCGGCGTGGCCCTGCTCGGCATCGGCTCGTACTCGCTCATGAACACCTACACGCTGAACTACGGCAACGCGGTGCTCGGCTTCGACTACTACCAGCTGCTCATCGCGACGACGATCGGCGGGCTGCTGCAGCTCGTCACCATCCCGCTGTTCGGGGCGTGGGCGACGCGCATCGGATCGGGCATGGTCGTCGCCATCGGCGCGCTCGGCACCCTGCTCGTCGCGTTCCCGCTCTACTACTTCCTGCAGTTCGCCGACTTCGGCGTGCTCGTGGCGATGATGGTGATCGGCGGCATCCTGCCGACGATGAGCTGGGCGGCCCTCGGCGGCATCTTCACCGAGCTCTTCGACGAGCGCTACCGCTACTCGGCGCTGAGCTTCGCCTACGCGCTGTCGGCCGCGGTCGCGGGCTTCGTGCCCGGGCTCACGGCGGTGCTCGGCGAGCAGACCGGCAACGCCTGGTGGCACCCCGGCATCGTGCTCGCCGCGATGTCGCTCATCACGCTCGTCGCCTCGCTCGTGGCGATCCGCATGCGCGTCGACAAGGACGAGGACGCGGGCGTGCCGCTCGACTGA
- a CDS encoding benzoate/H(+) symporter BenE family transporter: MLQPIVAGIVGALTGFASSFALVIAGLLAVGATPAEAASGLLVLCLGQAGLAIALSAAFRLPLSFAWSTPGAALLVAAEGAVGDYRAAIGAFIVCGLLIVITGLIRPLGRAMTRIPMPLAGAMLAGILLPICIAPVTAVVEQPLLAVPVVLVWLALVRLAPRWAVPAAMLVAGIGIVIQANGGFEAASAGALADGSGMPAASLAPALTLTLPALDPLVIASLGLPLFIVTMAGQNVPGFAVLTTLGYPPAPARAVLVSSGLVTAIGAPLGGFAVNLAALTAALMAGPDAHPDRDRRWIAPVAGGVVYVLLGLSAGAATALVTAAPPILIIAVAGLALLGALTTGLVAAFEAPETRLTAAVTLVVVASGVVVAGVGSAFWGLLVGAVVLLVTRARRPRSTGDAEAPAR; encoded by the coding sequence ATGCTGCAGCCCATCGTCGCCGGCATCGTCGGGGCGCTCACCGGCTTCGCCAGCTCCTTCGCCCTCGTCATCGCGGGGCTGCTCGCCGTCGGCGCGACCCCCGCCGAGGCCGCCTCGGGCCTGCTCGTGCTCTGCCTCGGCCAGGCCGGCCTCGCGATCGCGCTGAGCGCGGCCTTCCGCCTGCCGCTCTCCTTCGCCTGGTCGACGCCCGGCGCCGCGCTGCTCGTCGCCGCCGAGGGAGCGGTCGGCGACTACCGCGCCGCCATCGGCGCCTTCATCGTCTGCGGCCTGCTCATCGTCATCACCGGGCTCATCCGCCCGCTCGGCCGGGCGATGACGCGCATCCCGATGCCGCTCGCCGGGGCCATGCTCGCCGGCATCCTGCTGCCCATCTGCATCGCCCCCGTCACCGCCGTCGTCGAGCAGCCCCTGCTCGCCGTGCCCGTCGTGCTGGTCTGGCTGGCGCTCGTGCGCCTCGCCCCGCGCTGGGCGGTGCCCGCGGCGATGCTCGTCGCCGGCATCGGCATCGTGATCCAGGCGAACGGCGGCTTCGAAGCAGCCTCGGCCGGCGCGCTCGCCGACGGCTCCGGGATGCCCGCCGCCTCCCTCGCGCCCGCCCTCACCCTGACGCTGCCGGCCCTCGATCCGCTCGTCATCGCCTCGCTCGGGCTGCCGCTCTTCATCGTCACGATGGCGGGCCAGAACGTGCCCGGCTTCGCGGTGCTCACGACGCTCGGGTACCCGCCGGCTCCGGCGCGGGCGGTGCTCGTCTCGAGCGGTCTCGTCACCGCGATCGGAGCCCCGCTCGGCGGGTTCGCCGTCAACCTGGCGGCGCTCACGGCGGCGCTCATGGCCGGTCCCGACGCGCATCCCGACCGCGACCGCCGCTGGATCGCGCCCGTCGCGGGCGGCGTCGTCTACGTGCTGCTCGGCCTGAGCGCGGGCGCGGCGACGGCGCTCGTCACGGCGGCCCCGCCCATCCTCATCATCGCCGTCGCCGGGCTCGCCCTGCTCGGCGCCCTGACGACCGGCCTCGTCGCGGCCTTCGAGGCCCCCGAGACGCGCCTCACCGCGGCCGTCACGCTCGTCGTCGTCGCCTCGGGCGTCGTCGTCGCGGGCGTCGGCAGCGCCTTCTGGGGGCTGCTCGTGGGGGCCGTCGTGCTGCTCGTCACCCGAGCCCGCCGGCCGCGCAGCACCGGAGACGCCGAGGCTCCGGCTCGATAG